In the Leishmania panamensis strain MHOM/PA/94/PSC-1 chromosome 30 sequence genome, one interval contains:
- a CDS encoding nitrate reductase, putative (TriTrypDB/GeneDB-style sysID: LpmP.30.0630), whose protein sequence is MGSNHPRGSADAPPHREEEQVHADTEHSAPPPTSNVAAPKAAEVHMTVGPTTPPPSAEQVPMAVPGEELRKLTIPQQQRSYRKLLTMVEVQELISINPDRTLVVIHDKVYDVTTFLPFHPGGSSALRSNNGKDVTEAFFSMHSATAAEKLPAFLIGELAAPENASAAAEETSTATLVPAHVRMADITRALSVDPRRIILLLFGYAYDVTPMRDKHPGGLHVLLNSNGRECGDVFMRIHGPKAKKMVQQFCLGPVEGVANGQSPLRSAAAVELDSADTQPAGLKAQSARILEIKLANSTGTIQYFTFSCWKPLDIIPGGYIKLYSNLRADEGRFYTLFKTEVTSFTICMKHYPTARTSGYFFDRKEGDEVFFDGPFAPSWRLDIDPSVQRAEPKERHVVLLAGGTGITPLYSISSNALEAQSCSATLIFSVHTPDDLILGEELSRLAACYSKALPIQRHTFRVVLLFSRASQQDASVESTSFASHVLCGGRLTAETLKGIDIPPAQAAVLCGPPGFNEAAAAAVLEAGICTAAQVYCL, encoded by the coding sequence ATGGGCTCAAATCACCCAAGGGGTAGCGCCGACGCACCTCCacacagggaggaggagcaagtTCACGCCGACACCGAACAtagcgctccacctcctACTTCCAACGTAGCAGCGCCGaaggcagcggaggtgcacaTGACGGTAGGTCCTACCACACCGCCTCCGTCAGCGGAGCAGGTGCCTATGGCGGTACCgggagaggagctgcgcaagcttACGAttccacagcagcagcgctcgtaCCGCAAGCTATTGACGATGGTGGAAGTGCAGGAGTTGATTTCCATAAACCCAGACCGCACGCTGGTAGTAATTCATGACAAGGTCTACGATGTGACTacttttctcccttttcatCCTGGCGGCAGCTCCGCGCTGCGGAGCAACAACGGCAAAGACGTGACGGAGGCCTTCTTCAGCATGCATAGTGCTACTGCAGCAGAGAAGCTGCCCGCTTTCTTGATTGGAGAGCTAGCGGCACCCGAGAAtgcgtctgccgctgctgaagagACATCAACTGCTACTCTCGTCcctgcgcatgtgcgtatGGCCGACATCACGAGGGCCCTCAGTGTGGATCCAAGGCGGATcattcttcttctttttggCTATGCCTACGACGTGACACCAATGCGCGACAAGCACCCTGGTGGCCTACACGTGCTGCTGAACAGCAACGGTCGTGAGTGCGGCGACGTTTTTATGCGCATTCACGGCCCTAAGGCGAAGAAAATGGTGCAGCAGTTCTGCCTGGGTCCTGTGGAAGGTGTGGCAAACGGGCAGTCTCCGCTACGATCAGCGGCCGCGGTTGAGTTAGATTCCGCTGACACCCAACCAGCGGGACTCAAGGCTCAGTCCGCTCGGATTTTGGAGATAAAGCTGGCGAACTCAACGGGCACCATCCAGTACTTCACTTTTTCATGCTGGAAGCCACTCGACATCATTCCTGGTGGATATATCAAGCTCTACAGCAACCTGCGTGCGGATGAGGGCCGCTTCTACACGCTGTTCAAGACGGAGGTGACGAGCTTCACGATTTGTATGAAACACTACCCCACTGCCCGCACATCTGGGTACTTCTTTGACCGCAAAGAGGGCGATGAAGTCTTCTTCGACGGCCCTTTTGCTCCCTCTTGGCGGCTCGACATAGACCCCTCTGTGCAGCGCGCTGAGCCGAAGGAGCGCCACGTGGTGCTACTTGCTGGTGGAACTGGTATTACACCCCTGtactccatctcctccaacGCGCTCGAGGCGCAATCGTGCAGCGCCACCTTAATTTTCTCTGTCCACACACCCGACGATCTTATCTTGGGAGAAGAGCTCAGTCGACTTGCCGCCTGCTACTCAAAGGCTCTGCCGATTCAGAGGCACACATTCCgtgttgtgcttctcttctctcgcgcGTCACAGCAGGATGCATCAGTGGAGTCCACATCCTTCGCCTCGCACGTGCTTTGTGGCGGGCGTCTCACGGCAGAGACTTTAAAAGGTATAGATATCCCCCCTGCTCAAGCGGCTGTCCTGTGCGGTCCTCCCGGCTTCAATgaagccgcagctgctgcagtgctggAGGCAGGGATCTGCACAGCCGCCCAGGTGTATTGCTTGTAG
- a CDS encoding ribosome biogenesis regulatory protein (RRS1), putative (TriTrypDB/GeneDB-style sysID: LpmP.30.0640), producing MSEYQLDVGLLTVTDVSTVSGPMRREEDLISSCTNALKALLGEFVHLPTEVKKTKYESATTLVQLPQPVMQLPREKALPKPKPLTAWQKFAVKKGIDIHRKKSNRVFDEDRQEWKDKWGKRAREDRDKYDWLREVKSGYMPAEDGGDPFLDDLRTKHARLEKQKKKEEHNKRRSVHLMQAQEEVKHLSAASRNLSTASNGKFEKAKKFKKNTKRLA from the coding sequence ATGAGTGAGTATCAGCTAGACGTGGGTCTGTTGACGGTGACGGATGTGTCCACTGTGAGTGGACCAATGCGTCGCGAGGAGGATCTCATCAGCTCTTGCACAAATGCACTCAAAGCGCTCCTCGGCGAGTTTGTTCATTTACCGacagaggtgaagaagaccAAATACGAGAGTGCGACGACCTTAGtacagctgccgcagccggtgatgcagctgcctcgcgagaaggcgctgccgAAACCGAAACCGCTCACCGCATGGCAGAAGTTTGCGGTCAAGAAGGGCATCGACATTCATCGAAAGAAGTCAAACCGCGTTTTTGACGAGGATCGCCAGGAGTGGAAGGACAAGTGGGGCAAGCGTGCCCGCGAGGACCGCGACAAGTATGACTGGCTGCGTGAGGTGAAGTCAGGGTACATGCCTGCCGAGGATGGCGGAGACCCATTTCTTGATGACCTCCGCACGAAGCACGCTCGCCTAGaaaagcagaagaagaaggaggagcacaACAAGCGCCGCTCCGTGCACTTAATGCAGgcacaggaggaggtgaagcacCTTTCGGCCGCGTCGCGCAACCTCTCTACAGCGTCCAACGGCAAGTtcgaaaaggcaaaaaaatTTAAGAAAAATACAAAGCGCCTCGCTTGA